ACAGGCTTGGACTAACCGGCATGGAAGTTTCACTGAACCAACTGCCGGAGGGAGGTTCTATCCCGTTCTATCACACACATCGCGAGAATGAGGAGCTATATCTTTTTATTGGCGGCCACGGTCAGTTTCAGGTGGATGGACAAATTTTTGATGTGAAGGAAGGAACGACTGTTCGTGTTTCTCCCGAAGGCGAACGCACGCTTCGCAATAATGGTACCGGTGATTTGTTTTTCATCGTTATTCAAGTTCAAGCGGGCAGTCTCCGTCAATGGGTGGGGACGGATGGCGTCATACTCGATAAACCAGTGACCTGGCAGGAATAGGATTAGTTATAAGCCTAAATATGTTATGGATGGGGGACACCTATTTATCCATACCCCCTCTTCAGGGCTCCATATCGAAAAAAGCACCCGCAACTGTTACTCGTTATAGAGCAGATGAACCGCGTGTTCCGGTTTCGTTAAAGGAGCGACTTTTGGTGTCCGGCCCCTCCTCTGTTAGAATAGAAGCAGCATGAACCCTATGTATCGGAGACAGCTTGAGTGCTGCGCCAGACGGGGTTTCTTGAGGAAAGGGAGCGGGTAACTTGAACGAGAAGGATTGCGTTCTGCTGCAGTACCTGATGGAGGAGCAGAGCCTGACGAAAGCGGCGGAGCGGCTGTACATCACCCAACCGGCGTTAACGTACAGGCTCCATCAGCTGGAAAAAGAATTCGGCGTTCCCA
The window above is part of the Paenibacillus hamazuiensis genome. Proteins encoded here:
- a CDS encoding cupin domain-containing protein, yielding MNGNNFSVVEAGSFSGLLSMSKDPIPGKYFLKDRLGLTGMEVSLNQLPEGGSIPFYHTHRENEELYLFIGGHGQFQVDGQIFDVKEGTTVRVSPEGERTLRNNGTGDLFFIVIQVQAGSLRQWVGTDGVILDKPVTWQE